The Roseococcus microcysteis genome contains a region encoding:
- a CDS encoding MFS transporter translates to MSGFSTAERRTLFAISGAHFVSHLHILALPPLFPLLRDAMGVSFLELGLALTVFNVVSFFTQAPMGFLVDRWGPHRVLVTGMMLGGLALALAGIFQEYSWLLAASALLGLANSVYHPADYAILGRDVAEDHVGRAFSIHTFAGYLGGAVAPAFMLGTAWVFGLGGALVAAGLLGPLLALPLIRPALSERPAPPRPKAAPGAPSVFSAAVLTLTVFFVLISLSAGGVQSFAVSAWGAFSGLSLASANIALTAWLALSAVGVLAGGFIADRTRRHGLVAAAGFGGAALLILVAGLVPMGVVPLTLVMAASGFLTGLIMPSRDMLVRAAAPPGQAGAVFGIVTTGFNIGGIAGPLMFGFLLDNGQPQAIFVAAAGFMGIAVAMALWQEQKRSRRVLAAAE, encoded by the coding sequence ATGTCGGGCTTTTCCACCGCCGAGCGGCGCACGCTTTTCGCCATTTCCGGCGCGCATTTCGTCAGCCACCTGCACATCCTGGCCCTGCCGCCGCTCTTCCCGCTGCTGCGCGACGCGATGGGGGTGAGCTTCCTCGAACTCGGCCTCGCCTTGACCGTGTTCAACGTGGTCTCCTTCTTCACCCAGGCGCCCATGGGCTTCCTGGTGGACCGCTGGGGGCCGCACCGCGTGCTGGTGACGGGGATGATGCTGGGGGGCCTGGCGCTGGCACTCGCGGGCATCTTCCAGGAATATTCCTGGCTGCTGGCGGCCTCGGCGCTGCTGGGGCTGGCCAACAGCGTCTATCACCCGGCCGACTACGCCATCCTGGGCCGCGACGTGGCCGAGGACCATGTGGGCCGCGCCTTCTCCATCCACACCTTCGCGGGCTACCTGGGTGGCGCGGTGGCGCCGGCCTTCATGCTGGGCACGGCCTGGGTGTTCGGGCTGGGCGGGGCGCTGGTGGCGGCGGGGCTGCTGGGGCCGCTGCTGGCCCTGCCGCTGATCCGCCCGGCCCTGTCCGAACGCCCGGCGCCCCCACGGCCCAAGGCGGCGCCCGGCGCGCCCAGCGTGTTCAGCGCGGCGGTGCTGACGCTGACGGTGTTCTTCGTGCTGATCAGCCTCTCCGCGGGCGGCGTGCAGAGCTTCGCGGTCTCGGCCTGGGGGGCCTTCAGCGGGTTGTCGCTGGCCTCGGCCAACATCGCGCTCACGGCCTGGCTGGCGCTGAGCGCGGTGGGCGTGCTGGCCGGCGGCTTCATCGCCGACCGCACGCGCCGCCACGGGCTGGTGGCGGCGGCGGGCTTCGGCGGGGCGGCGCTGCTGATCCTGGTGGCGGGGCTGGTGCCCATGGGCGTGGTGCCGCTGACGCTGGTCATGGCGGCCTCGGGCTTCTTGACGGGCCTCATCATGCCCTCGCGCGACATGCTGGTGCGCGCGGCGGCACCTCCAGGGCAGGCGGGGGCGGTGTTCGGCATCGTCACCACCGGCTTCAACATCGGTGGCATCGCGGGGCCGCTGATGTTCGGCTTCCTGTTGGACAACGGCCAGCCCCAGGCGATCTTCGTCGCGGCGGCCGGGTTCATGGGCATCGCGGTGGCGATGGCGCTGTGGCAGGAGCAGAAGCGGTCGCGACGGGTATTGGCCGCGGCCGAGTAG
- the polA gene encoding DNA polymerase I, producing MTTTPIEGVAEASRPVLPAEDRHLILVDGSGYIFRAYHALPPMTRPDGTPVNAVFGFAQMLEKFLSQHVASHIAVVFDSARETFRNAIYPAYKAHRPEPPEELIPQFALIRDATDAFGVCRVELPGFEADDLIASYAREFEAEGGRVTIVSSDKDLMQLIRDRVIMLDPIKQKPIRAPEVLEKFGVAPEKVVEVQALAGDATDNVPGVPGIGIKTAAQLITEYGDLETLLARAGEIKQPKRREVLQTHAEAARISRRLVQLDANAPLPCPVEDMRARAPEPARLLAFLRENNFRSLLARLGEGDGGAPHRPRPMAETTEAPAEAKPFGPYTTITDRATLDLWVAEARTAGVVALDTETTSLDALAARLVGICMAVAPGRAAYIPLAHEAPDMLTETPAQLPQAEAVEALRPLLADPGVLKVLHNAKYDIEVLANPANGGLLVAPVDDTMMISYALEAGLHGHGMDELSQLHLGHKPISFDEVTGTGRARISFAQVPLDRATAYAAEDADVTLRLWHALRPRLRAEKALALYEQVERRMIPVLAAMETAGIKVDGAELSRIGQDFAERLVVLEAECHRLVGRPFNVGSPKQLGEILFQEMGLKGGKKGKTGAYSTDASVLEEMAAQGVELARVVLDWRQLAKLKSTYVEGLAAALAPDGRVHTCFSMAMTSTGRLSSTEPNLQNIPIRTEEGVRIRRAFVAEPGHVLLSADYSQIELRLLAHLADVPTLREAFANGEDIHSRTAAEIFHLAPGQVDKEARRRAKTINFGIIYGMSAFGLAARLGIGPGEARGIIDAYFAQYPGIRAEMERLKDEARIHGHVLSPFGRRLWIADIKSKDPVRRGGAERQAINAPFQGGAAEVIKRAMVRVPQALREAGLSARMLLQVHDELVLEVPEAEVEATAATLKSVMESVAQLRVPLLVEVGHGRSWAEAH from the coding sequence GTGACGACCACGCCCATTGAGGGCGTGGCGGAGGCGTCGCGCCCCGTCCTGCCCGCCGAGGACCGCCACCTGATCCTGGTGGATGGCAGCGGCTACATCTTCCGCGCCTACCACGCCCTGCCACCCATGACGCGCCCGGATGGCACGCCGGTGAACGCGGTGTTCGGCTTCGCGCAGATGCTGGAGAAATTCCTCAGCCAGCATGTGGCGAGCCACATCGCCGTGGTGTTCGACAGCGCGCGCGAGACCTTCCGCAACGCGATCTACCCCGCCTACAAGGCGCACCGGCCGGAGCCGCCGGAAGAGCTGATCCCGCAATTCGCCCTGATTCGTGACGCCACCGATGCCTTCGGCGTCTGCCGCGTGGAACTGCCGGGCTTCGAGGCGGATGACCTGATCGCGAGCTATGCGCGCGAATTCGAGGCCGAGGGCGGGCGCGTCACCATCGTCTCCTCCGACAAGGATCTGATGCAGCTGATCCGCGACCGCGTGATCATGCTGGACCCCATCAAGCAGAAGCCCATCCGCGCGCCCGAGGTGCTGGAGAAATTCGGCGTGGCGCCGGAGAAGGTGGTCGAGGTCCAGGCGCTGGCCGGCGACGCCACCGACAATGTGCCGGGCGTGCCGGGCATCGGCATCAAGACCGCCGCGCAGCTCATCACCGAATATGGTGATTTGGAAACGCTGCTGGCCCGCGCGGGCGAGATCAAGCAGCCCAAGCGGCGCGAGGTGCTGCAAACCCATGCCGAGGCGGCGCGCATCTCCCGCCGCCTGGTGCAGCTCGACGCCAATGCCCCCCTGCCCTGCCCGGTCGAGGACATGCGCGCCCGCGCGCCCGAGCCCGCGCGGCTGCTGGCCTTTCTGCGCGAGAACAATTTCCGCTCGCTCCTGGCGCGGCTGGGCGAAGGGGATGGCGGGGCGCCGCATCGTCCGCGTCCCATGGCGGAAACCACCGAGGCGCCGGCCGAGGCCAAGCCCTTCGGCCCCTACACCACCATCACCGACCGCGCGACGCTCGACCTCTGGGTGGCGGAAGCCCGCACGGCCGGCGTGGTGGCGCTGGACACGGAGACGACCAGCCTCGATGCGCTGGCGGCCAGGCTGGTGGGCATCTGCATGGCCGTGGCCCCCGGGCGCGCGGCCTATATCCCGCTGGCCCATGAAGCGCCCGACATGCTGACGGAGACGCCCGCGCAACTGCCGCAGGCCGAGGCCGTTGAGGCGCTGCGGCCGCTCCTGGCCGACCCGGGCGTGCTCAAGGTGCTGCACAACGCGAAATACGACATCGAGGTGCTGGCCAACCCGGCCAATGGCGGGCTGCTGGTGGCGCCCGTCGACGACACCATGATGATCTCCTACGCGCTGGAGGCGGGGCTGCACGGGCATGGGATGGATGAGCTGTCGCAGCTCCATCTCGGCCACAAGCCCATCTCCTTCGACGAGGTCACGGGCACGGGCCGCGCGCGCATCAGCTTCGCGCAGGTGCCGCTGGACCGCGCCACCGCCTATGCCGCCGAGGATGCCGACGTCACGCTGCGGCTGTGGCACGCGCTGCGCCCACGCCTGCGCGCCGAGAAGGCGCTGGCCCTCTACGAGCAGGTGGAACGCCGGATGATCCCGGTGCTGGCCGCCATGGAGACGGCCGGCATCAAGGTGGATGGCGCGGAGCTTTCCCGCATCGGCCAGGATTTCGCCGAACGGCTGGTGGTGCTCGAGGCCGAGTGCCACCGCCTTGTGGGCCGCCCCTTCAACGTGGGCTCGCCCAAGCAGTTGGGCGAAATCCTGTTTCAGGAAATGGGCCTGAAGGGCGGCAAGAAGGGCAAGACCGGCGCCTATTCCACCGATGCCTCCGTGCTGGAGGAGATGGCGGCGCAGGGGGTGGAACTCGCCCGCGTGGTGCTGGACTGGCGGCAGCTCGCCAAGCTGAAATCCACCTATGTGGAGGGGCTGGCCGCGGCGCTGGCGCCGGATGGCCGGGTCCACACCTGCTTCTCGATGGCGATGACCAGCACGGGCCGGCTTTCCTCCACCGAGCCCAATTTGCAGAACATCCCGATCCGAACCGAGGAGGGCGTGCGCATCCGCCGCGCCTTCGTGGCCGAGCCCGGCCATGTGCTGTTGAGCGCCGACTACAGCCAGATCGAGCTGCGCCTGCTGGCGCATCTGGCCGACGTGCCGACGCTGCGCGAGGCCTTCGCCAATGGCGAGGACATCCACAGCCGCACGGCGGCGGAAATCTTCCACCTCGCGCCGGGGCAGGTGGACAAGGAGGCGCGGCGCCGCGCCAAGACCATCAATTTCGGCATCATCTACGGCATGTCCGCCTTCGGCCTCGCCGCCCGGCTGGGCATCGGCCCGGGCGAGGCGCGCGGCATCATCGACGCCTATTTCGCGCAATACCCCGGCATCCGCGCCGAGATGGAGCGCCTGAAGGACGAGGCGCGCATCCATGGCCATGTGCTGAGCCCCTTCGGGCGCCGCCTCTGGATCGCGGACATCAAGTCCAAGGACCCGGTGCGCCGCGGCGGGGCCGAGCGCCAGGCCATCAACGCCCCCTTCCAGGGGGGCGCGGCCGAGGTCATCAAGCGGGCCATGGTGCGCGTGCCCCAGGCGCTGCGCGAGGCGGGCCTCTCCGCCCGCATGCTGCTGCAGGTCCATGACGAACTGGTGCTGGAGGTGCCGGAGGCCGAGGTGGAGGCCACCGCCGCCACCCTGAAGTCCGTGATGGAGAGTGTGGCGCAACTTCGCGTGCCGCTGCTGGTCGAGGTGGGCCATGGCCGGTCCTGGGCGGAGGCGCACTGA
- a CDS encoding zinc-finger domain-containing protein codes for MRDPQITGYTPVLTEGVTPQEVILVETRQVRCDGGGGTLGHPSIFMRIEHEQVTCPYCSRTYRLKDGAGDDHAH; via the coding sequence ATGCGCGACCCGCAGATCACCGGCTATACCCCCGTCCTGACCGAGGGCGTCACCCCGCAGGAGGTCATCCTGGTGGAAACCCGCCAGGTGCGCTGCGATGGCGGCGGCGGCACGCTGGGCCACCCCTCCATCTTCATGCGCATCGAGCACGAGCAGGTGACCTGCCCCTATTGCTCCCGCACCTACCGCCTGAAGGACGGGGCGGGTGACGACCACGCCCATTGA
- a CDS encoding alpha/beta fold hydrolase, whose protein sequence is MGRLLLLLLLALGACVPSERLPPVVAGPAIAPFEAGPLPWAPHPAYLLDVSPPRPQPAGPRPEADLVMEDGARLPLRAWRPDGPPRVVLLALHGLGDHGGNFLLESGPQLAAGGALVYAYDQRGFGWTATRGLWAGRDRMVADARAAVALLRQRHPGLPFFLLGESLGGAVALLAQPEGISGLILSSPAIWGGDYFPWFLRPPLAVGAAVLGPLASPAVAGGIAASDNAAALRRFANDPLTLSHIRLDMLEGLVALMDDAVAALPGCCRATPTLFLMGGKDRVIPTASARRALRDAAVPRVVFYPEGWHLLLRDAVREEVVRDLLAFMAAPATPLPAEAAGRVWLEGAPR, encoded by the coding sequence ATGGGTCGTCTCCTCCTCCTGTTGCTGCTGGCGCTGGGCGCCTGCGTGCCGTCCGAACGCCTGCCGCCGGTGGTCGCCGGGCCGGCCATCGCGCCCTTTGAGGCCGGGCCGCTGCCCTGGGCGCCGCACCCGGCCTATCTGCTGGACGTCTCGCCGCCCCGGCCCCAGCCCGCCGGCCCGCGCCCGGAGGCGGACCTCGTCATGGAGGACGGCGCCCGCCTGCCCCTGCGCGCCTGGCGCCCCGACGGCCCGCCGCGCGTCGTGCTGCTGGCCCTGCACGGGCTGGGCGACCATGGCGGCAACTTCCTGCTGGAAAGCGGCCCGCAGCTCGCGGCCGGTGGGGCGCTGGTCTACGCCTATGACCAGCGCGGCTTCGGCTGGACCGCCACGCGGGGCCTCTGGGCGGGGCGGGATCGCATGGTGGCCGATGCCCGCGCGGCCGTCGCCCTGCTGCGCCAACGCCACCCGGGCCTGCCCTTCTTCCTGCTGGGCGAAAGCCTGGGCGGGGCCGTCGCGCTGCTGGCGCAGCCCGAGGGAATTTCGGGCCTCATCCTCTCCTCGCCCGCCATCTGGGGCGGTGATTACTTCCCCTGGTTCCTGCGCCCGCCGCTGGCGGTGGGGGCGGCGGTGCTGGGGCCGCTCGCCTCGCCCGCCGTGGCGGGGGGGATCGCCGCCAGCGACAATGCGGCCGCGCTGCGCCGCTTCGCGAACGACCCGCTGACGCTGAGCCACATCCGGCTGGACATGCTGGAGGGGCTGGTCGCCCTGATGGACGACGCCGTCGCCGCCCTGCCCGGCTGCTGCCGCGCCACGCCCACCCTGTTCCTGATGGGCGGCAAGGACCGCGTGATCCCGACCGCCTCCGCCCGCCGCGCCCTGCGCGACGCCGCCGTGCCCCGCGTGGTCTTTTACCCGGAAGGCTGGCACCTGCTGCTGCGCGACGCGGTGCGCGAAGAGGTGGTGCGCGACCTCCTCGCCTTCATGGCCGCCCCCGCCACGCCGCTGCCGGCCGAGGCGGCGGGCAGGGTGTGGCTGGAGGGTGCGCCGCGCTGA
- a CDS encoding Bug family tripartite tricarboxylate transporter substrate binding protein — protein sequence MNSTTRRALLGAGLAAPAVIAAPARAQGAWPQRPIRLIVPFAAGTSTDIVGRLIGQHLSRGLDGHVVVVENRAGAGGTIGAAAVAQAAPDGHTLLLGVIGTHAVNPHLMRGLTYDPARDFTPILAHSKTKILLVVPPSLGARNLADFLALARQRTMNIGSAGTGTTGHLNQALLANLSGIPMNHVPYRDGGQAVTDLVSGRLDGMFYHTQFVRPHVQQGTMMALGITGTERSNLMPQVPSFAEGGFPGIAAEGWWAMFGPARMPEPIVTRVNRILNEALRDQATLSVLNNSGIEPIGGTPEELSRFQQEEFQRWGEVIRRADIRVDS from the coding sequence ATGAACAGCACCACCCGCCGTGCCTTGCTGGGCGCGGGGCTCGCCGCCCCCGCCGTCATCGCCGCACCGGCCCGCGCGCAGGGCGCCTGGCCGCAGCGTCCCATCCGCCTGATCGTGCCCTTCGCGGCCGGCACCAGCACCGACATCGTGGGGCGGTTGATCGGCCAGCACCTCTCGCGCGGGCTCGACGGGCATGTGGTGGTGGTCGAGAACCGCGCCGGCGCGGGTGGCACCATCGGCGCGGCGGCGGTGGCGCAGGCCGCGCCCGATGGCCACACGCTGCTGCTGGGCGTGATCGGCACGCATGCGGTGAACCCGCATCTGATGCGGGGCCTGACCTATGACCCGGCGCGCGACTTCACGCCCATCCTGGCGCATTCCAAGACCAAGATCCTGCTGGTGGTGCCGCCCTCGCTCGGCGCGCGGAACCTCGCGGATTTCCTGGCGCTGGCGCGGCAGCGCACGATGAACATCGGCTCGGCCGGCACGGGCACCACGGGGCATCTCAACCAGGCGCTGCTGGCCAATCTCAGCGGCATCCCGATGAACCATGTGCCCTATCGCGATGGCGGCCAGGCGGTGACGGACCTCGTCTCCGGGCGGCTGGACGGCATGTTCTACCACACGCAATTCGTGCGGCCGCATGTGCAGCAGGGCACGATGATGGCGCTCGGCATCACGGGCACGGAGCGGTCGAACCTGATGCCGCAGGTGCCGAGCTTCGCGGAAGGCGGCTTCCCCGGCATCGCGGCCGAGGGTTGGTGGGCCATGTTCGGCCCGGCGCGGATGCCGGAGCCCATCGTCACCCGCGTGAACCGCATCCTGAACGAGGCGCTGCGCGACCAGGCGACGCTTTCGGTGCTGAACAACAGCGGCATCGAGCCCATCGGCGGCACGCCGGAGGAACTCAGCCGCTTCCAGCAGGAGGAATTCCAGCGCTGGGGCGAAGTGATCCGGCGGGCGGACATCCGGGTGGATTCGTAA
- a CDS encoding polysaccharide deacetylase family protein — translation MQPVCLTFDNGPEPEATPLVLEVLARRGIQASFFPIGTKLRDPARRALAERALAEGHRIGNHTLHHGTPLGLRPAGEAVAEITGAEALLDGLNAHRLFRPNGGGGRIGPHLLNRAALDHLATEAYSLVLWNAVPRDWDDAEGWPDRALAAVRQAHSPVLMVLHDLLPGAMAHLDRVLGQLAEEGARFTPDFPAACLPLVAGRPAPGYELTKICQEENAT, via the coding sequence ATGCAGCCCGTCTGCCTCACCTTCGACAATGGTCCTGAACCCGAGGCGACGCCGCTGGTGCTGGAGGTGCTGGCGCGGCGCGGCATCCAGGCGAGTTTCTTCCCCATCGGCACCAAGCTGCGTGACCCGGCGCGGCGCGCGCTGGCGGAACGCGCCCTGGCCGAGGGGCACCGCATCGGCAACCACACCCTGCACCATGGCACGCCGCTGGGCCTTCGCCCGGCCGGGGAGGCGGTGGCGGAAATCACCGGCGCCGAGGCCCTGCTGGATGGCCTGAACGCCCATCGCCTGTTCCGCCCCAATGGCGGCGGGGGACGGATCGGGCCGCATCTGCTCAACCGCGCGGCCTTGGACCACCTGGCGACCGAAGCCTATTCCTTGGTGCTGTGGAATGCCGTCCCGCGCGACTGGGACGACGCGGAGGGCTGGCCCGACCGCGCCCTGGCCGCCGTGCGGCAGGCCCATTCCCCCGTGCTGATGGTGCTGCACGACCTGCTGCCGGGCGCCATGGCCCATCTCGACCGGGTGCTGGGCCAATTGGCCGAGGAAGGCGCCCGCTTCACCCCGGACTTCCCCGCCGCCTGCCTGCCGCTGGTGGCCGGCCGGCCCGCGCCGGGCTACGAACTCACAAAAATCTGCCAGGAGGAAAACGCCACATGA
- a CDS encoding class I SAM-dependent methyltransferase translates to MSTSLAWDERYRGGGFQFGEAPNDYLRAQSWRWRPGMSALCLGDGEGRNGVFLAEQGLNVTTLDWSEVGVSKARALAARRGVALDARVADAAAWTYPEASFDLIAWIYLHLPPADRHAAAQGCLRALKPGGLLVLECFSPAQEGRRSGGPKLPELLWSRAIAEAEFAALQTLELTEGAVHLDEGPRHQGLAEVVRGVWRR, encoded by the coding sequence ATGAGCACCTCGCTCGCCTGGGATGAGCGCTATCGCGGCGGCGGCTTCCAGTTCGGGGAGGCGCCGAATGACTATCTGCGCGCGCAATCCTGGCGCTGGCGGCCCGGAATGTCCGCGCTGTGCCTGGGGGATGGTGAGGGGCGCAACGGCGTCTTCCTCGCGGAGCAGGGCCTCAACGTCACCACCCTGGACTGGTCGGAGGTGGGGGTTTCCAAGGCCCGCGCCCTGGCCGCGCGGCGGGGAGTGGCGCTCGATGCCCGCGTGGCGGATGCCGCCGCCTGGACGTATCCGGAAGCCAGCTTCGACCTGATCGCCTGGATCTACCTGCACCTGCCGCCGGCTGACCGCCACGCCGCCGCCCAGGGCTGCCTGCGCGCGCTGAAGCCGGGCGGGCTGCTGGTGCTGGAATGTTTTTCCCCCGCGCAGGAGGGGCGGCGTTCCGGCGGGCCGAAGCTGCCCGAACTGCTCTGGTCCCGTGCCATCGCGGAGGCCGAGTTCGCCGCGCTGCAAACCCTGGAACTGACCGAGGGCGCCGTCCACCTCGACGAAGGCCCGCGCCACCAGGGCCTGGCCGAGGTCGTGCGTGGGGTCTGGCGGCGATAG
- a CDS encoding cupin domain-containing protein has protein sequence MNLADPALDAREIVTALGMQPHPEGGYYREIWRDRPEDGGRGASTAIYYLLGPGDVSHWHRVDADEAWHWYGGGPLVLTMSPDGHDASAHHLGPDLGAGQRPFLMVPRGVWQSAASLGRWTLVGCTVSPAFDFAGFEMAPPDWRPTPRAPSGR, from the coding sequence ATGAACCTGGCCGACCCCGCGCTGGACGCGCGCGAGATCGTCACCGCCCTCGGCATGCAGCCGCATCCCGAGGGGGGCTATTATCGCGAGATCTGGCGTGACCGGCCGGAAGATGGCGGGCGCGGGGCCAGCACGGCCATCTACTACCTGCTGGGCCCCGGCGATGTGAGCCACTGGCACCGCGTGGACGCCGACGAGGCCTGGCACTGGTATGGCGGCGGGCCGCTGGTGCTGACCATGTCGCCCGATGGGCATGACGCCTCCGCCCACCATCTCGGCCCCGATCTGGGCGCGGGGCAGCGGCCTTTCTTGATGGTGCCGCGCGGGGTGTGGCAGAGCGCCGCCTCGCTGGGGCGCTGGACGCTGGTGGGCTGCACCGTCTCCCCCGCCTTCGACTTCGCGGGCTTCGAGATGGCCCCGCCCGACTGGCGGCCCACGCCGCGCGCCCCTTCGGGCCGATGA
- a CDS encoding glutathione S-transferase N-terminal domain-containing protein, whose translation MKLHFSGTSPYVRKCVAVAKHHGLSMEHVPANPAQNPASLLADNPLCKVPSFVTDDGLALNDSPVICEYLDHIGKGAKLFPAPGPARWKALAMAVLADGILDAAVPRRGASMLPQDEGRQAADARFKAAMTRAVDALEGMDLSGPLDIGKVGVVCALGYLDFRYAHEPWRPGHPKLEAFYEAQMQNPIFAETKPG comes from the coding sequence ATGAAATTGCACTTTTCGGGCACCAGCCCCTATGTCCGCAAATGCGTGGCCGTGGCCAAGCACCATGGGCTGAGCATGGAGCATGTGCCCGCCAACCCGGCGCAGAACCCGGCCTCGCTGCTGGCGGACAACCCGCTGTGCAAGGTGCCCTCCTTCGTCACGGATGACGGGCTGGCGCTGAACGACAGCCCGGTGATCTGTGAATACCTGGATCACATCGGCAAGGGTGCGAAGCTGTTCCCGGCGCCCGGCCCCGCGCGCTGGAAGGCGCTGGCCATGGCCGTGCTGGCCGATGGCATCCTGGACGCCGCGGTGCCGCGCCGCGGCGCCTCCATGCTGCCGCAGGATGAGGGCCGCCAGGCCGCCGATGCGCGCTTCAAGGCCGCCATGACGCGGGCCGTGGATGCGCTGGAGGGCATGGACCTGTCCGGACCGCTGGATATCGGCAAGGTCGGCGTGGTGTGCGCGCTGGGCTATCTCGACTTCCGCTACGCGCATGAGCCCTGGCGCCCGGGCCACCCGAAGCTGGAAGCCTTCTACGAGGCGCAGATGCAGAACCCCATCTTCGCCGAGACGAAGCCCGGCTGA
- the gloB gene encoding hydroxyacylglutathione hydrolase, with the protein MALTVKPIAILDDNYAWFLRDEATGMTAVADAAEAAPVIAFVEKEGGRLDWLLITHHHGDHVAGIPEVQARFGAKVAGAAADAHRLPRLDVALKPGDSFQLGEAKAHILDSPGHTLGAIAWHFPDGPAVLSGDTMFAAGCGRLLEGTPADMHGALQALGALPGETLVCCGHEYTLSNIKFALSVEPDNAALQAFATKAKALREAGQPTVPTTIADEHEFNPFLRASDVAELAARRAAKDNFR; encoded by the coding sequence ATGGCTTTGACCGTGAAGCCCATCGCCATTCTCGACGACAATTACGCCTGGTTCCTGCGCGACGAGGCCACGGGCATGACCGCCGTGGCCGATGCCGCCGAGGCCGCGCCCGTCATCGCCTTCGTGGAAAAGGAGGGCGGGCGGCTGGATTGGCTGCTCATCACCCACCACCACGGCGACCATGTGGCCGGCATCCCGGAGGTGCAGGCACGCTTCGGCGCGAAGGTGGCCGGCGCCGCGGCCGACGCGCACCGGCTGCCCAGGCTGGATGTGGCGCTGAAGCCGGGCGACAGCTTCCAGCTGGGCGAGGCGAAGGCACATATCCTCGACAGCCCCGGCCACACGCTGGGTGCCATCGCCTGGCATTTCCCGGACGGGCCGGCCGTGCTGTCGGGCGACACGATGTTCGCCGCCGGCTGCGGCCGCCTGCTGGAGGGCACGCCGGCCGACATGCACGGCGCGCTGCAGGCCCTGGGCGCCCTGCCCGGCGAGACGCTGGTCTGCTGCGGGCATGAATACACGCTGTCCAACATCAAGTTCGCGCTGAGCGTGGAGCCGGACAACGCCGCGCTTCAGGCATTCGCCACGAAGGCCAAGGCGCTGCGCGAGGCGGGCCAGCCCACCGTGCCCACCACCATCGCGGACGAGCACGAATTCAACCCCTTCCTGCGCGCAAGTGACGTGGCGGAGCTTGCGGCCCGGCGCGCAGCGAAGGACAATTTCCGCTGA